A genomic segment from Fundulus heteroclitus isolate FHET01 chromosome 6, MU-UCD_Fhet_4.1, whole genome shotgun sequence encodes:
- the dusp22b gene encoding dual specificity protein phosphatase 22-B — protein sequence MGNGINKVLPDLYLGNFKDARDREQLARNNITHILSIHDSAAPILPEMTYLCLPAADMPTQNLIQHFKLSIKFMHECRRKGEGCLVHCLAGVSRSVTLVVAYIMTLTGLGWQDALAAVRVVRPCANPNVGFQRQLQEFEETQAEEFREWLRKEYKDNPFNDEADIHELLARVPKVNDEMEKHASLVAEDV from the exons ATGGGGAACGGCATCAATAAG GTTCTCCCAGATTTGTACTTGGGAAACTTTAAAG ATGCAAGAGACAGAGAGCAGTTAGCCAGAAACAACATTACACACATCCTGTCTATTCATGACAGTGCAGCACCCATCCTACCG GAGATGACCTATCTCTGCCTGCCCGCAGCAGACATGCCCACACAGAACCT AATTCAGCACTTTAAACTGAGTATAAAGTTCATGCACGAGTGTCGGCGGAAAGGAGAAGGCTGCCTTGTTCACTG TTTGGCAGGAGTGTCTCGCAGCGTCACCCTGGTGGTAGCTTACATCATGACCCTGACGGGCCTGGGCTGGCAGGACGCGCTGGCTGCTGTGAGGGTGGTCCGGCCCTGCGCCAACCCCAATGTGGGCTTCCAGAGGCAGCTGCAGGAGTTTGAGGAGACTCAAGCTGAAGAG TTCAGGGAATGGCTTCGAAAGGAATACAAGGACAACCCCTTCAACGACGAGGCTGATATACACGAACTGCTGGCCAGGGTGCCTAAAGTCAACGATGAGATGGAAAAACATGCATCTTTGGTGGCTGAAGACGTTTGA
- the irf4a gene encoding interferon regulatory factor 4a: MNLDEDSGLSGSCGNGKLRQWLIEQIDSRRYPGLVWENEEKTIFRIPWKHAGKQDYNREEDAALFKAWAMFKGKYKEGVDKPDPPTWKTRLRCALNKSNDFDEIVERSQLDISEPYKVYRIIPEGTKKGMKMSRMEETPSHPIGYIPPYTSLGNQVPSFVVSPERRDWRDYHPPPEQHSIHNANPHGQHADLQYGQCHYPSPISRVWPGSHAENGFQLSFHTYFSESQPPMYTMDHNNAISDFSLHVSLYYRETLVKEVTVTSPGGCRITSTSPSSPSSSSSSSPCREDKYHNGAEVVLFPSPYPESQRQGAELLPNILEKGVLLWMTADGLYAKRLCQGRVYWEGPLAPYVDKPNKLEKEQPCKLFDTHQFLIDLQDFAHNSRHLPRHQVVLCFGDEYPDPQRPRKLITAQVEPVFAKKLIYYYQQNSGHYLRAYDHMQEQNTPPTIDYPSQRPIEHIQE; this comes from the exons ATGAACCTGGATGAAGACAGTGGTCTGTCGGGCAGTTGCGGCAACGGCAAGCTGAGGCAGTGGCTGATAGAGCAGATTGACAGCAGGAGATACCCTGGCCTGGTTTGGGAAAACGAGGAGAAAACCATCTTTAGGATCCCATGGAAACACGCAGGAAAACAGGACTACAACAGGGAGGAGGATGCGGCCCTCTTTAAG GCATGGGCGATGTTCAAGGGAAAGTATAAGGAAGGAGTTGACAAACCAGATCCCCCCACATGGAAAACCAGACTACGCTGTGCCCTTAACAAGAGCAACGACTTCGACGAAATAGTGGAAAGAAGCCAACTGGACATCTCGGAGCCGTACAAAGTTTACAGAATCATCCCTGAGGGGACCAAAAAGG GTATGAAAATGAGCCGCATGGAGGAGACGCCATCGCACCCAATTGGATACATTCCTCCATATACGTCACTGGGCAACCAG GTACCCAGCTTCGTGGTTTCTCCAGAAAGAAGGGACTGGAGAGATTATCACCCACCGCCAGAACAGCATTCAATTCATAACGCCAATCCCCACGGGCAACACGCAGACCTGCAGTACGGCCAGTGCCACTACCCGTCGCCCATCAGCCGAGTTTGGCCCGGATCGCACGCAGAAAACG GCTTTCAGCTCTCATTCCACACATACTTTTCAGAGTCTCAGCCGCCAATGTATACGATGGACCACAACAATGCCATATCAG ATTTCAGCCTGCATGTGTCCCTTTACTACAGAGAAACACTGGTGAAAGAAGTCACTGTCACCAGTCCGGGAGGTTGTCGgatcacctccacctccccGTCCTCTccgtcctcttcctcctcctcttctccatgcCGGGAGGACAAGTATCACAACGGAGCGGAAGTCGTTCTCTTTCCGTCCCCCTACCCCGAGTCTCAGAGGCAAGGAGCCGAGCTGCTCCCCAACATCCTGGAGAAAGGCGTGCTACTGTGGATGACGGCTGACGGGCTGTACGCCAAGCGCCTGTGTCAGGGACGGGTGTACTGGGAAGGGCCTCTGGCGCCGTATGTGGATAAACCCAACAAGCTGGAGAAGGAGCAGCCGTGCAAGCTGTTTGACACCCACCAGTTTCTTATTG ATCTACAAGATTTTGCCCATAATAGTCGTCACTTACCACGACACCAGGTGGTACTTTGCTTTGGAGACGAATATCCCGATCCGCAGCGTCCCAGGAAGCTCATCACCGCGCAG gtGGAGCCGGTGTTTGCCAAGAAGCTGATTTACTATTACCAACAGAACTCTGGGCACTACCTGCGAGCCTACGATCACATGCAGGAGCAAAACACCCCCCCAACAATTGACTATCCTTCCCAGAGACCCATAGAGCACATTCAGGAGTGA
- the ripk1l gene encoding receptor-interacting serine/threonine-protein kinase 1 yields the protein MATAPPTSLHMRSADLIKKEPLDYGGFGEVYLCYHATLGQVVLKTVYTGPLRNEESKKSLLEEGSIMAGLDHKRVVKLLGVIMEDRDCSLVIELLPRGNLLVMLEKVRVPMSIKGRIILEILEGMVYLTERQIIHKDIKPENILVDKDFHIKIADLGLATCQAWSKLTKQESRRKSFRGTTARERGAGTLSYMAPEHLESIHTPSTVKSDVYSFAIVVWVILMEKEPYENARSEDHISQCVRNGDRPSMEHIPEDTPPEIINLMKSCWAQNPVQRPTFKEAYDSFLPFYKEKLEPHEEHDLWHLREQYEGPDELVEKIKSLSMTQDGYLATDQDGPASLTSHRDLSMPVEASIEDLHNIHNQASDSVEADARGNTSELEEKLDREFHYHKHGSYACNNQPESAQGLHKNASNPFLQNPFSESALTHPAQEKSSVHSWTKPEQVQPASQTEGCCPLTSGLHDSMNFCSSNPPHLHTSVSTSSLSQFNQQHPHSHLDRQQSWPTYPVPDTFSPNQTAAHLLTTSKSGSLNDSGSLYFHNASGIQIGNNNTMSIRACEPTLGFVSVPAEGTTAVSIQEGILKYDDHMVTEAQLDVLRENIGMKWKRCARGLGLTEVEIETIEHDYYRDGLPEMVHQMLEHWRMKQGSISCTIGRLCRALSKNIKVDVIQKILDLCDSSQ from the exons ATGGCCACCGCGCCTCCGACCTCGCTTCACATGAGATCCGCAGATCTGATCAAGAAGGAACCTCTGGACTACGGAGGGTTTGGCGAGGTCTACCTGTGCTACCACGCCACCCTGGGCCAAGTGGTGCTGAAGACCGTGTACACGGGTCCACTTCGCAACGA AGAGAGTAAAAAGTCGCTGCTGGAGGAGGGGAGTATCATGGCGGGCCTTGACCACAAGCGTGTGGTCAAGTTGCTCGGTGTGATCATGGAAGACAGAGATTGCTCTCTCGTCATAGAGCTTCTCCCCAGAGGCAACCTGCTGGTCATGCTGGAGAAG GTCAGGGTGCCGATGTCCATCAAGGGAAGAATCATCTTGGAGATTTTGGAAGGGATGGTGTATCTGACAGAGCGGCAAATCATTCACAAGGACATAAAGCCTGAAAATATATTGGTGGATAAGGATTTTCACATCAAG ATCGCTGACCTCGGCCTGGCCACCTGCCAGGCGTGGAGCAAGCTCACGAAACAGGAGTCCCGCAGGAAAAGCTTCAGGGGGACGACAGCGAGGGAGAGAGGCGCCGGCACGTTAAGCTACATGGCCCCAGAGCACCTGGAGAGCATCCATACACCGTCGACTGTGAAGTCTGACGTGTACAGCTTCGCCATTGTGGTGTGGGTCATTCTGATGGAGAAAGAGCCGTATGAAA ATGCCAGGAGCGAAGACCATATTAGCCAGTGCGTTCGCAATGGTGACCGACCTTCAATGGAGCACATCCCAGAAGACACGCCTCCGGAGATAATTAATCTTATGAAGTCCTGCTGGGCTCAAAATCCTGTGCAAAGACCAACATTTAaag AGGCCTATGACAGCTTCCTTCCTTTCTACAAGGAAAAGCTTGAGCCCCACGAAGAGCATGATTTATGGCATTTGCGG GAACAATATGAAGGTCCAGATGAACTTGTTGAGAAGATAAAATCATTATCAATGACCCAAGACGGTTATTTAGCCACCGACCAAG ATGGCCCAGCGTCTTTGACTTCACACAGAGACTTATCCATGCCAGTTGAAGCCAGCATTGAGGACCTGCATAACATTCACAATCAAGCGTCAGACTCTGTTGAGGCAGACGCGAGGGGGAACACCTCCGAGCTGGAGGAGAAACTGGACCGGGAGTTTCACTACCACAAGCACGGCAGCTACGCCTGCAACAACCAGCCCGAGTCGGCCCAGGGCCTCCATAAAAACGCCTCGAATCCTTTTTTACAAAACCCTTTCAGCGAGAGCGCCCTCACACATCCAGCTCAGGAAAAATCCTCGGTGCATTCGTGGACAAAACCGGAGCAGGTGCAGCCCGCCAGCCAGACGGAGGGCTGCTGTCCGCTCACGTCAGGGCTCCACGACTCCATGAACTTCTGCTCATCCAATCCGCCGCATTTGCACACGTCTGTCAGCACGTCTTCTCTGTCGCAGTTCAACCAGCAACATCCGCACTCCCACCTGGACCGCCAGCAGTCCTGGCCCACGTACCCTGTGCCCGACACCTTCAGCCCCAACCAAACCGCCGCCCACCTCCTGACCACCTCAAAGAGCGGATCGCTGAATGACTCGG GATCTCTCTACTTTCACAACGCCAGTGGGATCCAGATCGgaaacaacaacacaatgaGCATCAGAGCCTGTGAGCCAACTCTTGGTTTCGTATCTGTGCCCGCTGAGGGTACCACTGCCGTTTCAATCCAAGAAGGCATATTGAAATATg ACGACCACATGGTGACAGAGGCGCAGCTGGACGTGCTGCGGGAAAACATCGGCATGAAATGGAAACGCTGCGCGCGGGGCCTGGGTCTGACAGAGGTGGAGATAGAAACCATAGAACACGACTACTACCGCGACGGCCTGCCAGAGATGGTGCACCAGATGCTGGAGCACTGGAGGATGAAGCAGGGCTCCATAAGCTGTACCATCGGGAGGCTGTGCCGAGCTCttagtaaaaacataaaagtagaTGTCATCCAGAAAATATTGGACTTGTGCGATTCCTCTCAGTAG